In Leptospira sp. WS58.C1, a single genomic region encodes these proteins:
- a CDS encoding DsbA family protein — MEKIKGELSLLSVSLEFKRPDTKHSILYVADPICAWCYGFSPVFEKIREKYSDKIEFTLVLGGLKYGPEVENFSDAEVTEKLKYLWKEVERISKRSFHYDILQNRSIKYDSEPGSRAVITAQRINPSISFAFLDKLLENFHSKGKDPGDFETYSEIASELSLPLDEFKELYDREETLMETRNDFNYGYILGVTGFPCLVFSDGLDRGILVKGYSSFQEVDGLLGDYFRSIGQY, encoded by the coding sequence TTGGAAAAGATAAAAGGAGAATTATCTCTGTTATCCGTGAGCCTAGAATTCAAACGCCCGGATACCAAACATTCCATCCTATACGTTGCCGATCCGATTTGTGCCTGGTGTTACGGTTTCTCCCCCGTTTTTGAAAAGATCAGGGAAAAATACTCCGACAAGATAGAATTCACATTAGTACTTGGCGGATTAAAATACGGACCGGAGGTGGAAAATTTTTCGGATGCAGAGGTTACTGAAAAACTAAAATACCTCTGGAAAGAGGTGGAACGAATCTCTAAAAGAAGTTTCCACTACGATATACTCCAAAATCGAAGTATAAAATACGATTCCGAGCCGGGCTCCAGAGCAGTCATCACAGCCCAAAGGATCAATCCTAGTATATCATTTGCCTTTTTAGATAAACTTTTAGAAAATTTTCATTCCAAAGGAAAGGATCCTGGCGATTTCGAAACATATTCGGAGATCGCGTCCGAACTTTCTTTGCCTTTAGATGAATTCAAGGAATTGTATGATAGAGAAGAAACACTTATGGAAACCAGAAACGATTTTAATTACGGATACATTTTAGGCGTAACCGGATTTCCTTGTCTGGTATTTTCGGACGGTTTGGATAGGGGGATCTTGGTAAAAGGGTATTCTTCCTTTCAAGAAGTGGACGGACTATTGGGGGATTATTTCAGATCGATAGGACAATATTAA
- a CDS encoding zinc-dependent alcohol dehydrogenase — protein MQQLLFSKRNRVEWEEVPDPKLSGPNQALVRPLAVARCDLDLPILRGQTIFRPPFPLGHEFVGEILETSEELASLFPKGTRVAIPFQISCGHCANCETGLTKSCSTVPHTSAYGMGKGAKEFGGAISDSVLVPYAREMLIPFSNQTDPAAIASISDNIVEAWKLVGIHLKQNKNRSVLVLGGFASSIGLYTAALAKHMGAEDLVYVDMDKKRLEIAESYGVKVEQVTSFPKSFGKFDIVADANGTAEGWDCGLRSLGIEGEFGSASIFWTNSIPIPYLELYNNGATIRLGRVRSREWIPEILRLVEEEGFDPSKVTTRKASWSEAADAFLEEETKLIVVR, from the coding sequence ATGCAACAATTGTTATTTTCTAAAAGAAATCGGGTAGAATGGGAAGAAGTCCCGGATCCTAAACTTTCCGGGCCGAACCAGGCCTTGGTCCGTCCCTTGGCGGTTGCCAGATGCGATTTGGATCTTCCTATTTTGAGAGGGCAGACAATATTTCGTCCTCCCTTTCCTTTGGGCCATGAGTTTGTGGGGGAAATTCTAGAAACAAGCGAGGAATTGGCTTCTCTTTTTCCAAAAGGGACTCGGGTTGCGATTCCATTCCAGATTTCCTGCGGTCATTGTGCGAATTGTGAAACAGGTCTGACTAAAAGTTGCAGTACTGTTCCTCATACAAGCGCTTATGGAATGGGGAAAGGTGCGAAAGAATTCGGCGGCGCGATCTCCGATTCCGTTTTAGTTCCTTATGCAAGAGAGATGTTGATCCCTTTTTCGAATCAGACCGATCCAGCGGCGATCGCAAGCATAAGCGATAATATCGTCGAAGCATGGAAGTTAGTCGGCATTCATCTCAAACAAAACAAAAATAGATCCGTGTTAGTGCTGGGAGGTTTTGCTTCTAGTATAGGCTTATATACTGCGGCTCTTGCAAAACATATGGGTGCCGAGGACCTTGTATATGTGGACATGGATAAAAAACGTTTAGAGATCGCCGAATCTTACGGAGTGAAAGTGGAACAGGTGACTTCCTTTCCGAAAAGTTTCGGTAAGTTCGATATCGTCGCGGATGCAAACGGAACGGCGGAAGGTTGGGATTGCGGTCTTAGATCTCTCGGAATAGAAGGGGAATTCGGATCGGCTTCCATTTTCTGGACCAATAGTATCCCCATCCCTTATTTAGAATTATATAATAATGGTGCCACTATTCGGTTGGGCAGAGTTAGATCCAGAGAATGGATCCCGGAAATTTTGAGATTGGTAGAGGAAGAAGGTTTCGATCCTTCAAAGGTCACTACACGTAAAGCATCCTGGTCGGAAGCTGCGGATGCTTTCCTCGAAGAGGAGACTAAATTGATCGTTGTCAGATAA
- a CDS encoding TetR/AcrR family transcriptional regulator, whose protein sequence is MSKRKPEPVSGEGPFERIASTAVRLMYSQGYAGTSINQVIDESESHKASFYRYFQTKEDLGKEYLERQGKDFREGWERLMERSATPEEFVHRWMALLKKQVKSGKYFGCPLARFMGSLDKPERDLAERSSSVLGSWISCLENYFEKNKRASFLPPNFDSRKKAELFLKLFQGNSQFYVMTHDPKYFNELEEEMLSALKKVL, encoded by the coding sequence ATGAGCAAACGAAAACCGGAACCGGTCTCTGGAGAAGGTCCTTTCGAAAGGATAGCATCCACCGCCGTTCGTTTGATGTATTCTCAAGGTTATGCGGGAACTTCCATCAATCAGGTAATCGACGAGTCGGAGTCGCATAAGGCAAGTTTTTATAGATATTTCCAAACTAAAGAAGACCTGGGAAAAGAATACCTAGAGCGCCAAGGCAAGGATTTTCGAGAAGGCTGGGAACGTCTGATGGAGAGATCCGCAACTCCGGAAGAGTTTGTGCACAGATGGATGGCTCTTTTAAAAAAACAAGTCAAGTCCGGAAAGTATTTCGGATGTCCTCTCGCTCGATTTATGGGAAGTTTAGATAAACCCGAACGGGACCTGGCGGAAAGAAGTTCTTCCGTATTAGGGTCTTGGATCTCCTGTTTAGAAAACTATTTTGAAAAAAATAAGAGGGCTTCTTTCCTTCCTCCAAACTTCGATTCCAGAAAGAAGGCGGAACTTTTTTTAAAACTATTTCAGGGAAATTCGCAGTTTTATGTGATGACCCATGATCCAAAATATTTTAACGAATTGGAAGAGGAAATGCTTTCCGCATTAAAGAAAGTATTATAG
- the epsC gene encoding serine O-acetyltransferase EpsC, translated as MIREIQAIFKNDPAARGLEFILYPGLHSILMHKYIAYPLYKIKLKFFARFISQLNRFLTGIEIHPGAKIGKGLFIDHGMGIVIGGTAEIGDDCILFHGVTLGGTGNYQGKRHPTVGNNVLIGARATILGPVHVGNNVKIGAEAVVIDHDIPDDCTVVGAPGKIVRLKGKKVRISLKKTKL; from the coding sequence ATGATTCGAGAGATCCAAGCAATTTTTAAGAACGACCCGGCCGCTAGAGGATTGGAATTCATACTCTATCCGGGATTACATTCCATACTTATGCATAAGTATATTGCATATCCTTTATATAAAATAAAATTAAAGTTTTTTGCCAGATTTATCTCTCAGCTCAATCGTTTTCTGACAGGTATCGAGATACATCCAGGTGCAAAGATCGGAAAAGGATTATTTATAGATCACGGGATGGGGATCGTTATAGGCGGGACTGCGGAAATAGGGGACGATTGTATCTTATTTCACGGGGTCACCTTGGGTGGAACAGGGAATTACCAAGGTAAACGTCATCCTACCGTAGGAAACAATGTACTCATCGGCGCTAGGGCAACAATTTTAGGTCCGGTGCATGTAGGTAATAATGTGAAGATAGGTGCGGAAGCAGTGGTCATCGATCATGATATTCCGGACGATTGTACTGTAGTTGGAGCTCCCGGAAAGATTGTCCGCTTAAAAGGGAAGAAGGTAAGGATCTCACTTAAAAAGACAAAACTATAA
- a CDS encoding phage holin family protein translates to MYRLLFSVLLQSLVVVFVFPLIDSSFRVSNNVWDVIVIVLFFGFLNFILRWFLVLVTFGVGYLVYLFTLGLAGLVVNAIVLFWVANIFPDKIFVPGFWAAFWGGAILTLANYVAKRESREEYSGHERRNKKSH, encoded by the coding sequence ATGTATAGACTTCTTTTTTCCGTTTTACTCCAATCCTTGGTAGTAGTTTTCGTCTTCCCTCTGATCGATTCCAGCTTTCGTGTCAGCAATAACGTTTGGGACGTAATAGTAATCGTTCTATTCTTCGGATTTTTAAATTTTATTTTAAGATGGTTCCTGGTATTGGTCACTTTTGGTGTAGGATATCTGGTCTATCTTTTTACCTTGGGACTTGCCGGTCTTGTGGTCAATGCCATCGTTCTATTCTGGGTCGCAAATATCTTTCCCGATAAAATATTCGTACCTGGTTTTTGGGCCGCCTTCTGGGGAGGAGCAATTCTTACCTTGGCAAACTACGTAGCCAAAAGGGAAAGCAGGGAAGAATATTCCGGACACGAACGTAGAAACAAAAAATCCCATTAG
- a CDS encoding tetratricopeptide repeat protein, with translation MDPRLKTALDYLKKGDSNSAKSVLIAWTDSEPNNPNAFFHLGMCLSQLGEMVPAESALQECIRLEPAHVQAWVGLGVLFARKKDKPKAEFHLSKALELDDTDIFARKNLAAVYTGASKFDRALDLLKGLPESELSDSPTLYALAICYVRTNRFEEARETFRKLEIVGIPDQVKKEYLQLKQLLEEKQFEQGGIWSFLQREEDL, from the coding sequence ATGGATCCAAGACTGAAAACCGCATTGGATTATCTGAAAAAAGGAGACTCGAATTCCGCCAAATCCGTACTGATCGCATGGACGGACTCGGAGCCCAATAACCCTAACGCATTTTTTCATTTAGGAATGTGCCTTTCTCAATTGGGAGAGATGGTTCCGGCAGAATCCGCATTGCAGGAATGTATCCGTCTGGAACCTGCGCATGTCCAAGCCTGGGTAGGACTTGGAGTTTTATTTGCTCGAAAAAAGGATAAACCGAAAGCGGAGTTCCATCTTTCAAAGGCATTGGAATTGGACGATACGGATATTTTCGCTAGAAAAAATTTAGCCGCTGTTTATACCGGTGCTTCCAAGTTTGATCGTGCCTTAGATCTACTAAAAGGACTACCTGAGTCTGAGTTATCCGATTCCCCCACTCTATATGCATTAGCGATTTGTTATGTAAGGACCAATCGATTCGAAGAGGCCAGGGAAACTTTCCGCAAATTAGAGATCGTAGGCATCCCTGACCAAGTCAAAAAAGAATATCTCCAACTCAAACAATTATTGGAAGAGAAACAATTCGAGCAAGGCGGCATCTGGAGTTTTCTCCAAAGAGAGGAAGATCTCTGA
- the leuA2 gene encoding 2-isopropylmalate synthase LeuA2, which translates to MINPGQGLKTPPVSPFFMDVTLRDGNQALRKPWNLEEKEIIFKRLLKLGVQGIEVGFASASKQDFEACSYLSSLAPENVAISSLSRAVEKEIDLSWEAIRKAPRPRIHIVYPISDFTIRNVLGISEKVVKENIIRSVSYARKLAGNYGEVQFSGEHFGDSLENMDFAVEAFQAALDAGADVVNLPNTVERYRPYLFVAMVRKVAESLPQGSKISVHTHNDLGMATATTVESFFAGAVQLETALNGLGERAGNTNTYEVAIALHNCGVKVDLDLQTIYETSRIVSRMSGVPIPEKAPLIGEDVVAHRSGIHQDGVSKTKDMKKGAYRAFDANLIGRPEGDRIAFTSQSGKSAIYEILMQSGISVSKEEASKLQPILKSISENYGGGELSIEEIKSELGKLRLIEGA; encoded by the coding sequence ATGATCAACCCCGGACAAGGATTGAAAACTCCTCCCGTCTCTCCATTCTTTATGGATGTTACGCTAAGAGACGGGAACCAAGCGTTACGAAAACCTTGGAATCTGGAAGAAAAAGAGATCATATTTAAGAGACTTCTAAAGTTAGGTGTACAAGGAATAGAGGTCGGTTTCGCTTCCGCAAGTAAACAAGACTTCGAAGCATGCTCTTATCTTTCTTCTTTGGCCCCGGAGAATGTTGCAATCTCCAGTCTTTCCAGAGCAGTGGAGAAGGAAATAGATCTTTCTTGGGAGGCGATCCGAAAGGCCCCTCGTCCCAGAATTCATATCGTGTATCCGATCAGCGATTTTACGATCCGCAACGTATTGGGAATTTCAGAAAAAGTTGTTAAAGAAAACATAATACGATCCGTTTCTTACGCACGTAAATTGGCCGGAAATTACGGAGAGGTACAATTCTCCGGAGAACATTTCGGGGATTCCTTGGAAAATATGGATTTTGCAGTCGAAGCGTTCCAGGCCGCCTTGGATGCAGGTGCAGATGTTGTAAATCTTCCGAATACAGTGGAAAGATATAGACCTTATTTATTTGTAGCAATGGTCCGTAAAGTCGCCGAATCCTTGCCCCAAGGAAGTAAAATTTCTGTCCACACACATAACGATCTAGGAATGGCAACAGCCACCACAGTGGAAAGTTTTTTTGCAGGCGCCGTACAATTGGAAACAGCGTTAAACGGTTTGGGAGAAAGAGCCGGGAATACGAATACGTATGAAGTAGCGATCGCCCTTCATAATTGTGGAGTCAAAGTAGACTTGGATCTTCAGACTATTTATGAGACTTCCAGGATTGTTTCCAGGATGTCAGGTGTTCCTATTCCGGAAAAAGCGCCTTTGATCGGAGAGGATGTGGTCGCTCATAGAAGCGGGATCCACCAAGACGGAGTTTCCAAAACAAAAGATATGAAAAAAGGAGCCTATCGAGCTTTCGACGCGAACCTGATCGGAAGACCGGAAGGAGACCGGATCGCTTTTACTAGTCAATCCGGAAAATCGGCAATTTATGAAATTTTAATGCAATCCGGGATCTCTGTGTCCAAGGAAGAAGCTTCTAAATTGCAGCCGATCTTAAAATCGATTTCGGAAAATTATGGTGGAGGAGAATTATCGATTGAGGAGATCAAGAGTGAGTTGGGGAAATTGAGGCTAATAGAGGGGGCTTAA
- a CDS encoding TetR/AcrR family transcriptional regulator codes for MHSAVEQELTQEKDEVRQRIFEKSFELFLRYGFAKTRMEEIARTLRISRKTLYKHFANKHELLKEVMTDKHLRIHGRIEGIFQDPEKSIKEKIQSMRGCLSSEIPHGMNEFLREIRDQAPDIWKQIQSLKEKNINRTMRKMIETGIKNGEIRSDVNPDIVLLIHSAASEAMFDPNFLAQTPYSIRDLVQELDNIIFYGIVKRDDL; via the coding sequence GTGCATAGCGCCGTGGAACAGGAACTAACCCAAGAGAAGGACGAAGTCCGTCAGAGAATATTCGAAAAATCGTTCGAGCTATTTTTACGATACGGTTTTGCGAAAACTCGAATGGAAGAGATCGCCCGAACTCTTAGGATCAGTCGCAAAACACTTTATAAACACTTCGCCAATAAACATGAATTGTTAAAAGAAGTGATGACTGATAAACACCTCAGAATTCACGGACGTATCGAAGGGATCTTCCAGGACCCGGAAAAATCCATTAAAGAAAAGATCCAGTCGATGAGAGGTTGTCTTTCCTCTGAGATCCCTCACGGAATGAACGAATTTTTAAGAGAGATCCGTGACCAAGCTCCTGACATTTGGAAACAAATACAGTCTCTAAAAGAAAAAAACATCAACAGAACGATGAGAAAGATGATCGAGACCGGCATCAAGAACGGGGAAATTCGTTCCGATGTGAATCCGGATATTGTGCTCCTCATCCATTCAGCAGCCTCCGAAGCAATGTTCGATCCTAACTTCTTAGCACAGACTCCCTATTCTATCCGAGACCTGGTCCAAGAGCTGGACAATATTATCTTTTACGGGATCGTAAAAAGAGACGATCTCTAG